Within Streptomyces sp. V4I8, the genomic segment ATGCCCGAGAAACTGATGTAAGTCGCGTCGAAGGAAGCCTTTTCGTCGGCCGAAAGTTCGGTGAAGGTGTTGCGGCTGACGATGCTGATCAGCGAACCGAGGGCGAGCGTGACGACGAACGCCAGGATCAGCGTCCACAGAGTGGATCGCACCGACCTGATCTTCGTCCACTCCGACTGGAGGACTCTCATTGCGGTCATCGCTCAGGGGGCTCCTTTTCACCGGACCATTTCACTGCGGACGATCGAATCGCCGGCCTAGGTGTGCGCGTGGTACTCCACCGACTCCGCCGTCAGCCGCATGAACGCTTCCTCCAGGGACGCCTGCTGCGGGCTCAGCTCATGCAGCACGAGCCGGTGCTCGGCGGCCAGTTCGCCCAGCCGCGCCGCGTCGACTCCCTCCACCTCCAGCGAGCCGTCCTGCCCCGGGGCATAGGCGATCTTGGCCCCGTGCAGGACATCGCGGAGCCTTTCCTGTTCGGGCGAGCGCAGCCGCACATAGGACCGCGAGTTCTGCACGATGAAGTTGGCCATCGACGTGTCGGCGAGAAGTCTGCCCTGGCCGATGACCACCAGATGGTCGGCGGTCAACGCCATCTCGCTCATGAGATGGCTGGAGACGAAGACCGTGCGGCCGGTGGCGGCGAGGTGTTTCATCAGGTTCCTGATCCAGTGGATCCCCTCGGGATCGAGTCCGTTGACAGGCTCGTCGAACATCAGAATGCGCGGATCGCCGAGGAGCGCCGCGGCGATGCCGAGACGCTGGCCCATGCCCAGGGAGAAGCCCTTGGTGCGTTTGCGTGCGACCGAGGTGAGTCCGACGACGTCCAGCATTTCGTCGACTCGGCGGCGGGGGATGCCGTTGCTTTGGGCGAGGAAGAGCAGGTGGTTGTAGGCGCTGCGGCCGCCGTGCACGGATTTCGCCTCGATGAGGGCGCCGAGGTAGGTGAGGGGATCGTGCAGGTCCGCATAGTGCCGGCCGTCGATGCGGACGTCGCCGGCGGTGGGACGGTCCAGGCCGAGAATCATGCGCATCGTCGTCGACTTGCCCGCCCCGTTGGGGCCGAGGAATCCGGTCACGATTCCTGGTCGAACGGCGAAGGTCAGCTGGTCGACCGCTAACTTATTGCCGTACCGCTTCGTCAGCCCTTCTAACTCGATCATTCCTCCACGCTAAGTGGGAAGGAATGCCCTCGCCATTCCTGGATCTTCCCGAGTTACGGCAGTGCCGGTGCCCCGTGTGCGGATGTAGCCTCGACCCATGACATTCGGTGCGGCTCATCGAGAGCTGCGGCGGGCGCAGAAAACAGCGAAGGGTGTCTCGCTGTACTCGCGCCACATCAATCGTCCGGCGGGGCGGGTACTGGCCGCCGCGGCTTATCGGGCCGGCATGACGCCGAATCAAGTGACGTTGGTCAGTGCCGCTTTGACCTCATCGGCGGTGCTCCTGCTCGCTTGCGTACGGCCGTCGTGGCTACTGGGAATGACCGTGTACGTATGCCTCGCGGCGGGTTTTGCCTTCGACTCCGCGGATGGCCAGCTGGCTCGGTTACGACGGGAAAGCACCGCGGTGGGGGAGTGGCTGGACCATGTGGTGGACTGCGCGAAGATCATCGCGCTGCACGCGGCCGTGCTCATCTCGCTCTACCGATTCCATTCCCTGCCGAACCGCGGCTGGCTGCTGCTGCCGTTGGGATTTCAGTTCACGGCGGTGCTGATCTTCTTCGGTGGACTGCTCACCGACAAACTCAAGCCGAAGGCTGGTGACGCGGCCGCCGGGACGCCTGGGGTCGGCCCCTCGCGACTGCGGGCCCTGGCTCTGCTGCCGGTCGACTACGGCGTGTTCTGCACAGTCTTCCTGCTGCTCGGCGACGATCAGGCATTCCTGGCGGGGTATGCCGTGCTGTTCGCCGCGCACGCACTCTTCCTGCCGGTCTTCATGGCGAAGTCGTTCCGGGAACTGGCCGCGATACGCCCGGCGTAACCGGCGGTCGAGGCGCTGTGAGCGCGTCGAGCGCCTGGCGTAGCTGGGTACTCGACGTGTGGGCGGTATAGGGGAAGTAGACGACTTCGACGCCGACGGTCGCGAAGTCGCGCTCCAGGCGGTCGCCCTTGGGCGTGCCGCGCCAGTCGTCGCCTTTGAAGAT encodes:
- a CDS encoding ABC transporter ATP-binding protein is translated as MIELEGLTKRYGNKLAVDQLTFAVRPGIVTGFLGPNGAGKSTTMRMILGLDRPTAGDVRIDGRHYADLHDPLTYLGALIEAKSVHGGRSAYNHLLFLAQSNGIPRRRVDEMLDVVGLTSVARKRTKGFSLGMGQRLGIAAALLGDPRILMFDEPVNGLDPEGIHWIRNLMKHLAATGRTVFVSSHLMSEMALTADHLVVIGQGRLLADTSMANFIVQNSRSYVRLRSPEQERLRDVLHGAKIAYAPGQDGSLEVEGVDAARLGELAAEHRLVLHELSPQQASLEEAFMRLTAESVEYHAHT
- a CDS encoding CDP-alcohol phosphatidyltransferase family protein, yielding MTFGAAHRELRRAQKTAKGVSLYSRHINRPAGRVLAAAAYRAGMTPNQVTLVSAALTSSAVLLLACVRPSWLLGMTVYVCLAAGFAFDSADGQLARLRRESTAVGEWLDHVVDCAKIIALHAAVLISLYRFHSLPNRGWLLLPLGFQFTAVLIFFGGLLTDKLKPKAGDAAAGTPGVGPSRLRALALLPVDYGVFCTVFLLLGDDQAFLAGYAVLFAAHALFLPVFMAKSFRELAAIRPA